The sequence below is a genomic window from Chiroxiphia lanceolata isolate bChiLan1 chromosome 8, bChiLan1.pri, whole genome shotgun sequence.
CAAGGCCTTTCAGGCTGAGAACACCTGTGGGGCAGTGGAGAATGAGCACTGCCCACTGCCACCTTGTGTTGAGCTGCTCCATTGCTTCTTGATTTGATCATTGCTCCTACCTTTCTGGCTTGCATCTGTAATCTGGTTGACTGAATCCTGAGTGGCCTGTCCCAGGCTGTTTGCTgtaattaaagtaaaaaaaaataataatttccagctcttccccttTATGGTTACAGGAATTCCCAATGTCAGTTCCCTTTTCTGCACGCCCACAGCAGGCTATGCCCCTGGTGAGTGACCAGGCTGGTACAGAGTAGGCTGAGGCTGTGCCCTTTGTCTGTGGGCACCCTGGGAACTGTGTGTTGCCAGAGCAGCTTGCTACGAGATTAGTGTTCACCTAGCACCTATGGTCAGCTGAGCAAACTAATGACAGATAAGCAGGAGATAAAGAAGCAAAGATTAGTGGTGAGTTGGAATGATGACATTTAGCTGCAAGCTGCTTATTTTACACTACACTTGCTTTTATTGATTTCTAGCTTACTGTGCTTGGGGAAGGTTGGCCATGTAGCATGCATTTTCTCTGTGGGCCATTTGGAAGTAGGGCCTCTTCCAAAATGGAAGCAAATGCATTAAACAAGAGCAAGACAGGAGAAGAGAGATTTTATAAACAAGATATAAatagaagaagaagagaagaagctaGAAACATAACAGATCAACTCCAGAatacaaagcattaaaaaattgAGATGCAATTGTAAGATATCTGATAGTTTATGAAAGAGTGAGGTGCCGTTTCAATGGCATGAATACATTCATACCATAGGAAATGGCAaagactattttatttttcagaaaggaataCTATCATGTTTGTGGATCTACTGCACACTTGTCCCCAGATATATGGAAACTTGCTGTAACTTTGAAGAAACTAGTAAGGTTTCTCACATATTTTAGCTATACAACACAGTGTTTGCAGGATGAGAGTCCAGGAGCATACCTGATAAAATTACACACTGCTAGGAATAAGCTGCACACAAATACTGTAGGAAATACACTATAAAATGCTAGAGTAAGCTATacacatttttcaatttttcatttaaaggacAGGCTATTATGCTTTGCATTGAAAAGTTGATTTCCAATGCACATTGCTAATGCTAAAACTTGGTCCTACGACATGGGCATAACTGTTACAGAAATGTTCATATGGGGTCTTTTAAACCCTGCACAGCCTGGTGATTACTGCTGAAGAATACAGTAAAAACATACCTGTACTACATATTACTAACTGTGCATTGCAATCAATGTAGTTATTACCAGAAGGCACTGACAAGccaaatggaaaacattaatCAAAAGTTAACTGCAACTTATTAAAAGGAGAGCAGGTTAAAAACCACTACAGAGCATGAGAAAAGAGCACCCTGCGTAATGCGAAAGCTAAGTACAGAAGGTTATTATTACCAAAAGCTGCTTCACTACCCTAAAAACATTAAGTTTAACGTTTTGAGGAGTGATAGATGTTGGACAATGCTCAGCAGCCACAGAGGGAGCAGTGGGTGGGCAGGTGGAGGCAGGTGCCCACAGCAGTTGGAGAGCCATGGCCAGCCTGGGGTCTTCCCTAGATGATGGCCAAGACTTGCTTCctgagaagggaaggaaaaagaggaagctGTGTCCTGCTAGAATCGATGCAGCTAATAGTGGCACTTCAGATTGTGGGTTTTCTGAGAGAAAGTAGCAACTAAACCCCCATCCAAATATACAACaacattttatctttcttaCCAGCATCTTTAGCTGCAGATTCAGCCTGTTCCTTCAGTCCCTGAAAGCTTCTTCCCGACATTGTGGCTTTTGACACCTGTTAAAAGTCCTCTGCTTTGATAAAACTAAGCACACTATGTGATAGTGTCCTGACTTGTCCTGGTTTTTATACATCTGCCACAAGACGTGCTGATTCTTTTGGGGGTGATTGGTACAATGGGTGGAGTTTGAATGCGAGGAATGAGAGCTGAAAATAGAGAAAAGTTGTTTATTTACCCTCCCTGATGAGAGGGTGTGCCCAGATAGAGACTTCTGCTTCATAGCACTGTCTTTGTTTGTTAATTtgtggttgtttggtttttttttttaatcaaaactgaaaaaaacctgttccaCCATCACAAGACAGAGAAAAGCCACTGAACTGAGCTTTATAAAGAATGCTGGAATACTACTGAAGTGGTAGTGCCTGGGCATGACCAACTTTTGTCCCTGCCGGGctgatttccttctctttccttcctgagAAGAACCTCACCAGAGACCAGCCCAAACTTGTTGTAGTTTCTAGCAGTTTTAATCATAATCCCCTTTTCTTGTCAGGTGGGATACTCTTAGACGGTGAGGGTTGTCACTTACGTGTACTTTTATAAGGAAATGCTAATCTGGTCATCTTTCCAGTTGGTTGCTCAAGGTGGATTGCAAATCCCATCATCACTGAAGGCCTTGCCTGGGTGAGGCAGGTAACCAGTGCCAGCACTAGCAGTTctcaggggaaggaaaaaaaaagaagccaaattAGCAAACCCACCTTTTCCTAATATGGCTTTGTGGTACTGACTTTGTTAGTACAGAAATTATGCTTAAAATCACTTCCTTTCCTAGCATCACCACATGAATAAAAGTTTCTGGCTTTAACCTCTGGCATTTCCCAGGTTTCCACTAGCCTTTGGAATTAATATTTCCTGCCATCAATCCCCAGTACAAAGGTGCTTTGTACAAGTGAACTATTGGCAGAGTTGGGAGCCAAATGGCTCCCTGGTTTTGAAGGGTTTGGGTTCCTCGTTGCCATTTTCCGGCGTACAAAGTGTCTCTGTTCAGACGGCCACATATTTGTCTTTCTGAGTAAAGATTTGTGTTGGGAAATAGGCATGAGAACAAGACGCCATGGATAAACTAGTGTGGGCACTGACAGTTCTCATAAGTTTAGTACTTCATTAGTACCCAAGTGAGGAAGAGCGGCAGAAAACAAGGTTCCCTGCATTCCTCTGCCGCTCCTGTTCCGCCTGTCATTTCAGAGAGCTCCTCTCAACTTTTGCACCACTCCTTTGTTATTTCAAACAGCAATCCTCTTTCCCCCTCGATGGGTCAATTAGAATTCTAATTACATATGCACATCAGCTATCTTTTTCAATTCcttgctgatttcttttttggaaTGATTTTCCTGGATTTTCAAAAACTCAGATAAAAGACACCCAGCACTGTGGGGCTCTggcatttttttaacaaagccACTAACATGGACCTACTTACCTTTCTTGCCCAAAGCTGAGaaggcagccacagcacagcccacacCAAATGGGAGGATTTCAGCTGTTCTCAGCTCCTCTGTCAGGTCACTGCTGCCTTGAGTTACTCTGTGTGGAGTGTTagtgaaagaaggaagaggCTCTCTGGTATCCATCAGGCAGCTTGTCACAGCTCAAGAGAGGACATGCCCAGGCTCCAGCAGCAAATACCTTCCAGCTGCCCTCCCAGCTCTTTTCTAAACTGCTGGATTTTCAGTGCAAGGGCCCCGCAGGTGCTGGCTGGGGTGGACTGCCTGAAAGGGACAACAGGAGTTTGGGAGAACATTTACAGCTGGTGCATGTTTACATCAAGTGTTAAACGTGCACCACGTTAtagcaatattttaaagactCCTAAGGAGTTCAGGTAAATATTGCTCTCCAATTCTCCTTTGACACCTACCTAGATTTCCCCAGCTCCAACAACTATTCTTCCAAGTGTAAATCTCAGCGTTTCAGACTCCGTATGGATGTTtgatctgtgctgctgcctgctttaCGTCCTGCTCAAAACATTAGGAAGCACAAATTTCTGAGTAAAACCTACACTGCTGACAGCATAGTAGAATGAACTCCTTATCTAAGGTAATGTTAGCATTAATATTATCCTGATTCCAAAcactaaaaagggaaaagaaagcaaattacCCTTGCCTGGTAATGACATGGTGTGATCATTATAatgcagcccagagcagagggaagagggacCTTTGGTACAGTAAGTACTTATTTCCATATGATGGGACAAATAGTCTGTGCATCAGGTGGCTTGCAGAGTTACAAAACCACAATAGAAAATTAATGGAATATATTGCACCATATTTATTCACTCTGTGAGTTAGCATTACTTGcctaaaaataatgataaacCCTTTGAACTGATGTTAGATATAGATTAGAATGCTCAGATACAAACAGGGTCATTGGGCACTGGAAATAGCGGGTCACTTCAAACATGCAGTTCGAGTATCTCTGAGTTGAATCTAAGGCACCACAGGAAAATCAGAAATTGTTCTGGTTTCCTTTCACACATCTTCTGTGGCATCTTTGAGCATCACCCTCTCATACATCAGTAACATGAACCCTTCTCTTTTACTGCCTGATGAAGGTGAGAAGTAATTGATCAGAGCTAGAGCTTATGTTTTACACATGAAAATAGGCAAATGAGGTTAATTAATGAGAAGTGTTGACATTTATTTGGGTTctcttaaattttaattttagcagGGTTGGGATTTACAGACAGGTATGGTTTCCATCAGCAAGGCAAATGCAACCATGTGTCAGGGCTGAAAGTTTTACACAGATCACTCCAGAAGTTAACACAGTGTGCCATGTTCAGCACCCGCAGCTGTGAAAAGAGACTGACATTAGTGTGGAAGGGATGTGGTGTTTATGTCAATGAAACAGAACTGTTTTGAGAAATAGAATGGTTTGCTCATAGAAAGATATAATTATTGTAAGTCATATGTTAGTCAATTAAAAGATCAAACTAAAGTTGCTCTAATTAAGCTAAATTTGCCTTTCAGTGCAGATACTGATATACAGTTCTGGGAGAAAAGTGGTCTAatttattcttcctttaaaCATCCTCCAGGAACCATTAGTCAGCTCTGCTTCAAAACATGAGATCAATGTAAGGGCAGTGCACAGGGAGTTCTTTACCTTCTGGTTTCTCAATCTTGAGGCAGCATCCAGGTGAAGTGTCATGTTTCTACCTTCTTCTGGAGCACCTGAAACCATGCTTAAATACAGGGACTGTTGTGGAGTCTCATGATACCCTGCAGCTTCAGGActaggaaagacaaaaaaaattgtctggTCTTTAACTTAGAAGTGGAAAGGCAAGAAAGGCTTGACTACCACCATAAGATCTGGCATGGGACTGGGGAATTAAATAACTGGTCCTATCCCAGGACTGGCTGGCTAGGAAAGCTGAGGATGCAAGCTGGGATGTAAAGTCTACAGGAGAGCTGTGCATATTTCCCTAGGCACGCTGAGAGGAAGGAGCCCTGTGGCTCTGCCCTTCTggcacacagctgtgctgcccacCACACCTGGGCccagggggagaggaaaagtgGAGAAGCAGAGCTGCCAAGCTTGCCTGGCTTCCATGCTGGGATCCACACGAAAAAAGCAGTGCCAAAGACTGACAGAGAAACTTTGCACTGCTGCAAACTCATCTGGGCAGGGGTTTGTGTGATATTCAGAAAGCTCAGTTTTAATCGGAGCTTTTTCTGATGTGCTATTAACAGTATGGAGTATCTTCCTATGACTGGGTAGGGTTTCAATGCTTTTATGAAACAGTGAAGCTGTGTTTCAATATAGAAAAAAAGGGCCAAGGAGGTGAGAACCTGTGATTTTTATAGAGGACAGTATTAAAAAACCAGCCCTTCAATTTTTTAATCAGGTCCTCTTCGAGTTCAGTTTTAGGACACGCATTATGCAGACATGAAAACAGGACTTTCGGATAAAGTGGAGTTTTAAGTGTACTATTACCTGATTTGCATTTAAGTTAGTGGAACGCTGTTTGGGATATTCTGTAGAGAGCCACTGCTTCCTCTTCTGCATCCCAGACAGACACCTTCGAGAACTCAGGCCCTGCAACGCCCTTCAGCCCTCGTCTAGGACGTAACTGGGGGGAGCTCTCAAAGGCTATGAACTCTATCAGAACAAATCACTTAATAAAGCTTAACTGCAGTTTTACATGGTAAAGTAAGTTTTGCTgttacaaggggaaaaaaagtggttttcagCACTTTGTTGGTCACTCGTATGGTGAAGCTGATGCAACGCTTGGCAGCGACTGTTCCTGGCTCGTTGGATCACCACAGAGGTCGGAGTGTGAGCACCCAGAGTCATGTCACTGGGGACAGACTGTGGCCCCACTGTGCCTGGCACCAAGGACTGTCTGGGCACAGTGGGATTAAGTCAACAGTTTGTGTGAGAGCGGTGTCACATGTACAAAGTCCACTTAAATAATTCACAGGGTGAGATGAGTAAGAGAAACTCTTGATTGCCTAGATCATGATCTGTcagcaaaaaattattttgctagTATCTGCCTCCCTCAGCTTTTATCTGGGGCAAGGGGATTCCCAGCACTTCCTCAGTGAAAGCACCTTCTCCTGTGGGATGTTTTCTGATGCATCTCCTCCATTCTTTCACCTTTCACTTTCTTTCCATCACCTCTCATTACATTTGCTGGAATACTCATTAAAAGCACAGACTTCTTTTCCATGTAGCCAACCAAACAGACATACAGCAAAGTTTAGTTGAATAATTAATACATAatcttttgtctcttttatCACAGACCCTTCTGCCTCAGAATAAACAAGTGTTCACCTTTGTTTCACCTCTGACAGGCTCAGTCTGGTACATCTGCTCCCCCTGGCTGGGTGACAGCTGgtctggggaagggaaggaaatagAGGCTCACTGAGCCATTGCATGGGCACAGCACTACTCTGTTCCCACTCACTTTTGCAGGGTACTCGTGGGAGGAGACTGCATGTCCTTGTCTCTGTCTTCAAGACTTGTGATTGCCTGTGCAAGGTGCATAAACACTCCTCTTTGCTCTGACTGCAAAAGGACTAGACCAggcctgggaaggggctgctgcagggaagtgCCTGTCCAGCCCAGGCACAGGGCAGTGCTCACACACTCCCAAGCAGCTATGGAGCTCAGTAGGGCAGAGCAGTGTCCGAGCCCTCTAAGCTCAGCAATTATTGGTCTCTCCTGGTTTAAGCCCTTGGAACCAGAGGTGGAGCCTGCTTGAGAGATGGGCATTTGGGGAGCAGCTTACTCCTCCTTTGAGctacagcccagcccagctgctacccactcctgctccccacacaTGCTGTAGCTGGTGAAGGCACTcacctcctttttccccctggttggtaaaacactttttttttgtacccCATAAAGCAAAGCTTTGGAGCAAagggcttttcctttttctatctCTCTCCAGCGAGCACTAACAATAGactccagcctcctgctgttCGGCATGAATATCTCTTTAAGCCCTCTTACCTTGGCCTCAGTTTTGGTTATTCTGTTTAGTTGGCAGATGTTTTGCAGGACATCAGAAAAGAGCATACACATATCAGATGTAGTTTCCTTTGAGGGGTCTTGTTACCTCTGCTAGGGCTCTTCTGTTCGCTTTCAGTGTTGAGATCAAACACCACCCCGGATGGAAATCCTGTGTTCTCTGCAATGCAATGCCTTACATGTATTAATGCATGAGAGAGGCTGCTAGCACACTTGCCAGATCCTTCCATACTCCAGCAAGTCTCTCCTGTAATATCTTCCACAGTCATCATCATTATGCAGCTTAATGAGGAGTAATGATCTGATTTTGAAGCAGTTTAAATCTCTACAGTTACACTGTCTTCTCCTGGATTCGTGGGTGTTCTATCTGTAGGTAAATAAAAGAACCCACTTTTAGACCCATACCTACTGATGTGCTTTAAACTCATCCTCATGATTTACAGCAATGAGCTTTGTAGCAACATTTTCCTGTTCTCTACATCTTTAACGTGGAAAGTCTCTGCTGCTCTCACTCCGTAGCTTAACCTGCAAACTGCTGTAACAGATACCAGCCCTGTGTTTGTGGTGCACCAGTAAATTTTCCTTTGGTAGCTGCTCTCACACTGATGCATTTCACagcctccctgcccctgccagcagTAATGCAGTTCTGATCTCACAGGTCAGCTGGTACCCATCACCTTCCAGCAGCTTGTTGCACCCAGATGTCAGCATAGAGTTTTAAAGCTCTGTAGTAAGCAGAATAAATTGACttcagaaatacaatttttcacAATTCTCCACCTTTTTAAGGCCCTTATAGTTTTGAGATCCTTGTGTTTTGATACTGCACTTTTACAGGAAGAGTGCATCTGTTTGGAAGCATCCACATCTAAAACGTGCAAATAaaactgacaaaacaaaaaaggtgttcaaacacttttttattagttaaaaaaaaatatttccacgATACCTAGAGATCCCAAGTGCCAGTGCAGATGGATGTGAGACACAGACCAGTGAGTCCAACCAAAAGATGCAAAGCAAGTGGGTCGGAAAGccaggagggaggtggggaaggacAGACCCCCCGGTACACACCTGCACTTTACTTACAATCAGAGGAGTCTGGCTTACATATATTGTACAGCTCTTTCTGAGGCAAGTGAAAGACTACAGAGCTGAATGTAGTTAGTCTACGGACAGTGGGATTTTCCTGTTGTAGTCAGCTAATATTTCCATGTATGCTCTTGGAATGGTCTCTTTTGACCCAGGATTCCCTAACTTGATGGATCGCCTTCAATTTCACCCTGTGAGAGGAGAGAGACGAGAAAACAGTTAAATATTTCCAGTggaaaacatatataaataaaattaagagaaaaatcaatgcTAATAGtcaccacacaaaaaaaatcataaacagCTGCAAAACAATGAGGACCATAAGTGGTgcagaaaataactgaaataccCATTCCTTCTGGAAAACAGACACACTCCCACTGACCTCCAGGGAAAATGAGGGTGTGAGTTCACAGATGGTGGAAGTTGAGCTAATGTGGGGCCGGGCTGCCACCAGCAGGAGTgtcctgctttctgctgctgggtctgctcctgcagcctgacATGAGCCCTGGTGCAGCCATGGAGTCAGTCACATTAGTGGGGCTCATTTTGGGGACTGGCAGCAAGCAGGGGTGATGGCTAGCAGAGAGTGGTAGGTGCAAGCTGAGACCATGAAAACAGTCTGAgctttggaaaagctgaaaaatgtggggtttgggtGCATGCAGTACCTGTGGAGTGGGCAGACAAAGGCCTTAGGACTAAAACCATAAAGGAAATACTGTGTGAGAAGCATTTGCCCCTTTAAAGCATCTTTGTTGGACAATGTTATTCTTGTTCAAGAGCTGAAAGTGGCCCAAAGACTGACATTTGACCCAGGGCTTCAAAAGGACATTGCAGGTAGAACagatcaaaaattaaaagagctaatttaaatgtagaaaaatcTATAGAAAAATCTAACTTTTTATCTAAAGCTCTTCTTAAGCATGGCTGCAACCAGGAAAAAGCTGTTTCATGTGATGACAACactaaaagaaagcattaaCTATTATATGTGCActgtgataaactgagaaaatgatttgggctaattaagagaaaacagtgtaaggtcaatatgatctggagagagaaaagaaaaaacaaatcgtaaaacttaattgggcccctataaagagataaaacaagttacctcccttttaccttgtgtaggatttatagtgagagaattttgtttagttagctagataatagcacctttcttaaaatttataggtaacaagcaaacatctgctgaatgtctgatttaacaatatattatgcttatagataacattcttgttaagaaataatgtttatactcatgtacctaacaatgtgtaatgtttatacttacgtataatgaatattcatgtagtagctggaaataaatgtagaacaactgtctttgggtgtgacaggcgttgggagttgttgaaccccttccctgatcactcagcgctgaatttgcttttatcatataataaattctgattggaaattgcccgactgggtttttatttctcacagcACCCACAAAATCAACCCACACCAGACAGCAGTTTACACTCAGTCCAGTCTGTCACTAACAGAAAATAGTTGGTCCCAAAAGAAAGGAATTGGCAAAAGCGAGAACTGATGCACTCAGGTTTTTGTCAAATAACTCAGGAAAGTGGGAATACTGAGGAAACCTCACATGGCAGATCTACAACCACAGGGTGCAAAGGGGAATTctcccggggagggggggaagcaACAACCCAGAAAGAGCCCGTGTGTGGCCCCCAGAACGCGAGGGCCGTGGCAGGCAGGGCCCTGGCACCCCCTTACCTCTGCACCGCCTGTGC
It includes:
- the ADIRF gene encoding adipogenesis regulatory factor; the encoded protein is MSGRSFQGLKEQAESAAKDAANSLGQATQDSVNQITDASQKAIDKAAKMAQDGVEKATGQAAEAMSGFGKKCGFKK